From the genome of Tenrec ecaudatus isolate mTenEca1 chromosome 1, mTenEca1.hap1, whole genome shotgun sequence:
CATCTCAACCCGTGAGCTAGTTTTTGCATCTGCTCCAAGTTCCTCCCTACAGGATCTGGCCTCAAGAGATAAGAGAGCAATAGAAAAAGTGTTAAGTGTCACATCTCCACACCCTTCCCCCCAAGGCCCATACAGACAGAGACTAAGAAAGTCTTCCATCTTGCTCTTGCTTGTAACATCGATAGCACAACCTTCCTAAGCCCAAGTTACCTCTGCCTGACTGGGAGAAACTGGGAGAAACTGAATGAAGCTGACAGCTGAAGCCTCCAGGGTGACGGGGCAGAGGGATTACAGCCAAGGGAAGCAGGGGAGCTAGGAGAATCTTTAAggtactccttgaccaggcgggGTGGGGATCAGTTTAGAATGGAGAGTGTCTGTATCGCCGATGGGAGACAGTGGGATGTCCTTAGAAAGGTCCTGAGTCTCAGCAACGACAGAGACACCCTGGAGCCCCTCAGTGAGTGGACAAATGGTTAGGGGCTTCTTCCCACAGGACCAGATGCAGAAGAAGGGCCGGAGGGGGCCAGAGAAGGACACCTTGGGAAAGGCGTAGATAAGGGATCCATCAGACATATTGTAAAAGGAGATTTCTCCTGATTCGTAGTCAAGGAAAATCCCAACCCGGTGGGGAGCTCCTGCCAATGGAAGAGGGGTGCGGAGGGGCGTGAGGGCCCAGTACCCATTTCCATACAACTCCACAGCCCAGTACCCATTCTCGGGAGTCATGGGATCGAATCCTTTCTTCATCACATCCTCCCTACACACTCCGATCGCCCAGTCGGTCCTGtttcccacctccacctcccagtAATGTCTCCCTGAGGTGAAGGCCTCACGACCCAACACACATGGCCAGGAGTCAAATCTCTCTGGCTTTTCAGGCAAGTTCTGCCGCGAATCTTCCAGTCGGACAGATTTGAAGTCGTCATGCAGAAAGAGATGAGGGTGGGCTGTGTCTGGATCCAGAGTCACATCGACTGGACAGGGAGGAGACAGAAGGTCAGGGAGTATTAGTAAGTTTATCTCTCTTTCTCCAAAGAAATAGAGCACAGTTTTAAGAGACAAAGTCTCCTGTTAGGAGCTGTTTGGCCTGCTTAGTTGTCTccagtccctccctccctcatggacagcCACAGGATCATTCAAGAGTTTGTCCTTTGTGCCTTGTGGGACCCTCCCTGAGGGGCcttgtgtctggctatcaaaggaAGTCTGGGGGCTGTTGGCTTCAGTTCTCCCTtctccatcctcatttctaaaatGCTGCTAGCGCTTCCATGGCCGTGGATCCCAGAACTTGAAATCCCCCCACAAACCCAGCCTTGGAGAAAttctgagccactgacctgcatgcAACGTAGCCTTTTTCCATTCTGCAATGAAAGAGAGCGGTGGTTATGGACGGGTTAAGGATAAGAGCGAGAAAACTTTGTGGGTAAAACAGTGGTGAGAAGATTAGAACTTACTGAGCTCTTCTAGGAGTTTCTCTGGAAAGCAAACAGAAATATCTCAAAGTTCGATACTGTACATCACAAACCATCTAggggatcctgactcatagcaaccctataagacaggagggcaactgccccctttgggtttcagagaccgtcaacctttatgggaacagactgtctcatttttctcccatgagtggctgctggattcaaactgccgaccttggtggttagcagaccaatgcacaacccactatggcaccagcGTGCCTTGTAGAGGATGTGATGGAGGGGATAAAACAGATGTGGAAAATGcacaggggtggggtgtgggatgTGGGATCTTCCATTTAGGAATGCCTGAATACTAAAATATTATCAATATCGGAGGAACGAGgacattttgtttgtttagttttccAAGAAATGCACAGGCAGTTCTCACTGGCTTGCTATCAGACCTTTCATAATGAGCGACTGCTTTTAGGAAGGGAGGACACAGTGTGGGGGTACATAAGGAGGGAGTACCATGATTGCCACCTCAGGGAGAGTCTGCTCTGACTCTGCTTGGGCCCCCAGGCCTCTGTTCTGCATCATCATTTTGAATATTTAGGACTTCCAAATCTTTATGAGCATTTCCACCTTTGATTCTAGAAACAAGCATTGCCCTGCTGGAAGTCATTCTGAAGTACTTTCATCCAACCATACTCGGCAGCACTTCTGTCCCGTAACGTGGGATTCCATGACTTACCTTTAGAGCTGaattccctcttcctctctctggcTCTTTCCCTGTATAGTCTCCAAGTGAAACATATGGATCCAATAGTGAAAAATCCCAGGATTATCATGATGACGGCCACCGCCACCATCCAGGGAGTCAGTTGTGGGAAAAGAGGAGCTAGAGCGGAAAGACCCAAAGGGAAAGTAGTTGAGAAGCTGTGAGCAAGTCCAGCTTCCTTCCTGACTCCTAAATGAGATCGAGGAAGGGTTAACCTGGGCCACTAAGCTTTTCAGAAAAATTCTGAGCTTAGGAAGAAAGAAGACAGACAAGAGTTCTTTTGGGACAGGACCTGTGACATGAAGCAGACTATTGTATTGATCAGTTTATGCTATTTTGGAAATGACTCCTGAATCATCAATGCACCCTAGACGCCAAGGGGATAAGGGAAGCCAGTAAGAAACTTGTAATATAATTGCACTGATAGAATGATGAAAGAACAAGGCAAGGTTCCTGCTGGAACCAGAGTTAGTATCGGGAGAATAAATGAGAAGACCTGCTTCCCTGAGAACCCAGGGAACTCAGGGGAAGTGAAGGCTAAAAAATAGTGAAACTAGAAAAATAAGTTTGGCTTCTTGTTCACTCATTAACAGAAGAAAGGCGTCCCATGAGTAGGCTCAGGTAAATCTCCTGAAATGGAAAATTGGAATCTCTATGCAGTCTAGAGAGCTTGCACCTTCAGGATCTTTACTCTTGGTGGCTTTTCTCAAATCAACAGGCaggagcttaggtagggaaagtTGACAACGCCATCAGGTCGTGGATGGGCAACTACCCCGGGTAGAGtggccctgaagcactcacctggtATGGGAATTCCTGCTTCCTTCTCCTGGCCAAGAAGGAGGTTTCGGATGCAGCAGGACACATTCCCCAGGGTGTTGTCTCTGATCATCAGTGAAGCAGACACAGTGAACAGGCCTTCTTCGTCAGGTATGCTGGACTCGGTTGTGGATGGAAAATTCTCTCCCTGGAGAGTTCTCCACTGTACCTGGGGCTCTGGGTACCATCCCGCTGAGGAGCACTCCAGCCGGATCGCACCACTCTCTTGAACTTCCACCTGGATGTGAGGGTCAGCACCCAGAGCTATGGAGAGAGAAGTTGGCTGAATCTCTTAGAGAACACCCTTCACAGGGCactaccaaacttactgccacagaGCCTGTGCAGACccaaataggacagggtagaactgcccctgtgggtttctgagacagtaactatttacaggagtagaaagcccagattcCTGCAGAATGCCTGGTAGTTTCGaaccgctgatcttgtggttaacagcctaatgcttaactactacaccaccagggaccctGATAGGGTACAAGGGGACTGGGAATGGGAGGAATGCTGTTCCATATTTCATTTCACAATGAAACTGAAGCATGAATAGAGGGACTTTCTTACATCTTGTCAGGGAGGGATGTCACTTTGGAATCTAGCCGCTGGTCCTACCCTGAAATCAAAGAGCGGGCCTTTGAAAGGTAGGAAAGAGTTTGATGGCGCATATGAAGGAGATGTGTGCAGCTAGGAGGAGTAGCAAGACCAGTGGGATAGTGCAGATGAAAAGCGTCACACATTAGGAGGGAGCTGTGTGGTTGAAAAGCATAAAGAGAAGACTTCGAGGAATAGGATCAGGTGCTTACGAGTGAACAAAGGAGGATTCGGGGAGTGGGGATTAGAGGGTCTTTGCACTGCGATTCTAGCGGATAGTTTCCCTGTCTTTTAGCAGCCATGCCGAGGTAGAAAAATTGTAAATATTTCAACCCTCATCTCTTCTTACAAAACTATGTCCAAACACAAATTAACTCAGCAGCATCTTATTCTGTTTGTTTTGCCTAATTCTTTTCTTACGGTTCCAGAGTAAAGGAAAACATATGATAGAGCCCTCACACATGTCCACAACCACAGTTTAATTCCATGATCCAagcgtgtgtgtctatgtgtgtgtaatcttgcCACAAAAGATGTTGCTGATTTCAGCAGAATCTCAAAGGTAGATATGCGTGACTCAGGTAAGAATCACAGTTATATGCTATCACATCGctccatttttttttacattttattagggactcatacaactcttatcacaatccatacatatacatacatcaattgtataaagcacatccatacattccctgccccaatcattctcaaggcatttgctctccacttaagcccc
Proteins encoded in this window:
- the BTN1A1 gene encoding butyrophilin subfamily 1 member A1, whose protein sequence is MALCPAICLSRCALILAFLQLSQLDAAPFDVLGPPEPILALVGADVELPCHLTPNVSAEHMELRWVRKKVSPAVLVHRAGRSQDAEQMAEYRGRISLVKDNITAGHVAVRIHGVRPSDDGEYRCFFGEGESYEEAKVQLKVAALGADPHIQVEVQESGAIRLECSSAGWYPEPQVQWRTLQGENFPSTTESSIPDEEGLFTVSASLMIRDNTLGNVSCCIRNLLLGQEKEAGIPIPAPLFPQLTPWMVAVAVIMIILGFFTIGSICFTWRLYRERARERKREFSSKEKLLEELKWKKATLHAVDVTLDPDTAHPHLFLHDDFKSVRLEDSRQNLPEKPERFDSWPCVLGREAFTSGRHYWEVEVGNRTDWAIGVCREDVMKKGFDPMTPENGYWAVELYGNGYWALTPLRTPLPLAGAPHRVGIFLDYESGEISFYNMSDGSLIYAFPKVSFSGPLRPFFCIWSCGKKPLTICPLTEGLQGVSVVAETQDLSKDIPLSPIGDTDTLHSKLIPTPPGQGVP